In Paenibacillus sonchi, a single genomic region encodes these proteins:
- a CDS encoding amino acid ABC transporter permease has product MEFSILTDHFGQYLEGFRGTVLSSVLALIGSFIIGTVIAVFRITPVKPLRWFGTGYVEFIRNIPLLLVVYVFFYGPSALGFTLDGFKAGTIGLTVYTSAFIAEAIRAGIVAVPKGQMEAARSSGLSYMQTMTHVILPQAIKLVIPPLGNQFINLIKNSSVLTLVAGLDLMYFADGISTETYRTFDTYIFVALFYLVLTLPLSYGVRVWERRLQRKY; this is encoded by the coding sequence ATGGAATTCTCAATATTAACCGATCATTTCGGCCAGTATCTGGAGGGCTTCCGGGGAACCGTCCTCTCCAGTGTGCTCGCGCTAATCGGCAGCTTCATCATCGGGACAGTAATCGCGGTCTTCCGCATTACTCCGGTTAAACCGCTGCGGTGGTTTGGAACGGGCTACGTGGAGTTTATCCGCAACATTCCGCTGCTGCTGGTGGTGTATGTTTTCTTCTACGGCCCTTCTGCGCTGGGATTTACGCTGGATGGATTCAAGGCAGGCACGATTGGACTAACCGTCTATACCTCGGCCTTCATCGCCGAAGCCATCCGCGCGGGAATTGTAGCAGTCCCCAAGGGACAGATGGAGGCCGCACGCTCCTCCGGCCTTAGCTATATGCAGACGATGACGCATGTGATCCTGCCTCAGGCGATCAAGCTGGTGATCCCTCCGCTCGGCAACCAGTTCATCAACCTGATCAAAAACTCTTCGGTACTGACCCTCGTTGCCGGCCTGGACCTAATGTATTTCGCGGACGGGATTTCAACGGAAACCTACCGCACATTTGATACTTACATTTTCGTAGCTCTGTTCTACCTGGTGCTTACCCTCCCGCTCAGCTATGGCGTGCGCGTGTGGGAGCGCAGGTTGCAGCGTAAATATTAG
- a CDS encoding amino acid ABC transporter permease produces MDFAGAFSADNLKFLLDGLYITLIVAFVSIILSFVIGCVIGVVRYAGIPVLSPVMFYLVELIRNLPLLLIIFFVRFALPEVGIKMSLITAAIVALTIFEAAMIAEIVRGGLTSIDKGQIEAARSSGLSSFQTLWHIVLPQGLRRMVPPLVSQFISLLKDTSLAVVISLPELMHNANIVIGHSYSYAIPTLMLVALIYFAVNYMLSVVSRKLENKTV; encoded by the coding sequence TTGGATTTTGCCGGTGCCTTCTCTGCCGATAATTTGAAATTTCTGCTCGACGGGCTGTACATTACCCTGATCGTGGCGTTTGTGTCGATCATCCTGAGCTTTGTGATCGGCTGCGTAATTGGCGTGGTCCGCTACGCCGGGATTCCGGTATTATCGCCAGTGATGTTCTACCTGGTGGAGCTGATCCGCAATCTGCCGCTGCTGCTGATTATTTTCTTCGTCCGCTTCGCGCTGCCTGAGGTGGGCATCAAGATGAGCCTGATTACAGCGGCCATTGTCGCGTTAACCATATTCGAGGCTGCGATGATTGCCGAGATCGTCCGCGGCGGACTCACTTCTATTGATAAGGGGCAGATTGAAGCCGCACGCTCCTCCGGGCTCAGCAGCTTTCAGACCTTGTGGCATATCGTGCTGCCGCAGGGACTCCGGCGGATGGTTCCGCCGCTGGTCAGCCAGTTCATATCCCTGCTGAAGGATACCTCGCTGGCGGTAGTCATTTCATTGCCGGAGCTGATGCATAACGCCAACATTGTCATCGGGCACAGCTACAGCTACGCGATACCAACACTGATGCTGGTAGCTCTAATTTATTTTGCCGTCAATTACATGCTTTCGGTCGTCTCGCGGAAATTGGAGAATAAAACCGTCTAA